One genomic segment of Micromonospora sp. WMMC415 includes these proteins:
- a CDS encoding pentapeptide repeat-containing protein encodes MTPPPDERLRVMPWWLVLVGLLLAVALGWWVLDWLLGEADRATQPDTRATLRVDAIRTGLTVVAGTGGGLALLLAARRQWISERAQRHQEAVAAQDQTHRERVQAHAEAVADAAQRHQERQARAADHDAAERRLTELYTRAVELLGSDNAAVRLGGLHALERLGQDNPGQRPTIVAVLCAYLRMPPADDPRETEVRRTAQRVLTRHLRADGDHFWPDVSLDLTGARLAGFDAAGCTLVDADLTGAVCTGVTRLTGATVRGRLSLGATFEELRLDEVTGDAEIVLDGARSLRTSVDRADLGGTLSCRGATFGRATFRGTTFRETATFDTARFTDSATFREADFRAGLSMEHAVFGGYAGFRQARFADLALFRFTEFGGDAFFEQARFENKGSFGRARFHGRARFGGATFARRPGVDQARASTAHSHAWPDGWRASSVDDDWLLLTET; translated from the coding sequence GTGACCCCACCACCCGACGAACGGCTGCGGGTGATGCCGTGGTGGCTGGTGCTGGTCGGGCTGCTGCTCGCCGTCGCCCTCGGCTGGTGGGTGCTGGACTGGCTGCTCGGCGAGGCCGACCGGGCCACCCAGCCGGACACCCGGGCCACCCTGCGCGTCGACGCCATCCGCACCGGGCTGACCGTGGTCGCCGGCACCGGCGGTGGCCTCGCGCTGCTGCTCGCCGCCCGCCGGCAGTGGATCAGCGAACGCGCGCAGCGCCACCAGGAGGCCGTCGCCGCCCAGGACCAGACGCACCGCGAACGCGTCCAGGCGCACGCCGAGGCCGTCGCCGACGCGGCGCAGCGCCACCAGGAGCGGCAGGCCCGGGCGGCCGACCACGACGCCGCCGAGCGCCGGCTGACCGAGCTGTACACCCGCGCCGTCGAGTTGCTCGGCAGTGACAACGCGGCCGTCCGCCTGGGCGGCCTGCACGCCCTGGAGCGGCTCGGTCAGGACAACCCGGGGCAGCGGCCGACCATCGTGGCCGTGCTCTGCGCGTACCTCCGGATGCCGCCGGCGGACGACCCGCGCGAGACGGAGGTACGCCGGACGGCCCAGCGGGTGCTCACCCGGCACCTGCGCGCGGACGGCGACCACTTCTGGCCCGACGTCAGCCTGGACCTGACCGGTGCCCGGCTGGCGGGGTTCGACGCCGCCGGCTGCACCCTGGTCGACGCCGACCTCACCGGGGCGGTCTGCACGGGCGTCACCCGCCTCACCGGCGCGACCGTGCGGGGGCGGCTGTCGTTGGGGGCGACGTTCGAGGAGTTGCGGCTCGACGAGGTCACCGGCGACGCGGAGATCGTGCTCGACGGCGCCCGGAGTCTCCGCACCAGCGTCGACCGGGCCGACCTCGGGGGCACGCTGTCCTGCCGGGGCGCCACCTTCGGCCGGGCGACGTTCCGGGGCACGACGTTCCGCGAGACGGCCACCTTCGACACCGCCCGGTTCACCGACAGCGCCACGTTCCGCGAGGCGGACTTCCGCGCCGGCCTGTCGATGGAGCACGCCGTGTTCGGCGGGTACGCCGGTTTCCGCCAGGCCCGCTTCGCCGACCTGGCCTTGTTCCGGTTCACCGAGTTCGGTGGCGACGCGTTCTTCGAGCAGGCCCGCTTCGAGAACAAGGGCAGCTTCGGCCGCGCCCGCTTCCACGGCCGGGCGCGGTTCGGCGGTGCGACGTTCGCCCGCCGCCCCGGCGTCGACCAGGCCCGCGCCAGCACGGCGCACTCCCACGCCTGGCCGGACGGCTGGCGGGCGAGCTCGGTCGACGACGACTGGCTGCTGCTGACCGAGACCTGA
- a CDS encoding triacylglycerol lipase — protein MLLRKTATVLAAALAATLALPAATAAAEPVPTAARASGPTAAPTAAAASGPTAVPAAEEAAERADANANPVIVVGGLSGFAAVYEPLAARLRGDGFRPFIYELPGLGFGDIPTSARAFAGYVAQVRAVTGAAKVDVVAHSQGGLVARYYLKRLNGTGAVGRYVSLGTPEQGTYVANILNFIGLGSCAGVVSCQQMMTGSDFIEDLNAGDDTPGAVRYTTVRTWQDELVRPVGNATLADGATNALIQAWCPLRLVGHLGLALDGTTYTVIRQALRDRAIRPNCFAL, from the coding sequence ATGCTGCTCCGAAAGACCGCCACCGTGCTCGCGGCAGCACTCGCCGCGACGCTCGCACTCCCGGCCGCGACCGCCGCCGCGGAGCCCGTCCCGACCGCTGCGAGGGCGTCCGGACCCACCGCCGCCCCGACCGCTGCGGCGGCGTCCGGACCCACCGCCGTCCCGGCCGCCGAGGAGGCCGCCGAACGCGCCGACGCCAACGCCAACCCGGTGATCGTCGTCGGTGGCCTCAGCGGCTTCGCCGCCGTCTACGAGCCGCTCGCCGCCCGGCTGCGCGGCGACGGCTTCCGTCCGTTCATCTACGAACTGCCGGGGCTCGGCTTCGGCGACATCCCCACCTCCGCCCGCGCCTTCGCCGGGTACGTCGCCCAGGTCCGCGCCGTCACCGGTGCGGCCAAGGTCGATGTCGTGGCGCACTCGCAGGGCGGCCTGGTGGCCCGCTACTACCTGAAGCGGCTGAACGGCACCGGCGCCGTCGGCCGGTACGTCAGCCTCGGCACCCCGGAACAGGGGACGTACGTGGCCAACATCCTCAACTTCATCGGGCTCGGTAGCTGCGCCGGCGTCGTCTCCTGCCAGCAGATGATGACCGGCTCCGACTTCATCGAGGACCTCAACGCCGGCGACGACACCCCCGGTGCGGTCCGTTACACCACCGTGCGTACCTGGCAGGACGAACTGGTCCGCCCGGTGGGCAACGCCACGCTGGCCGACGGCGCCACCAACGCGCTGATCCAGGCGTGGTGCCCGCTGCGGCTGGTCGGGCACCTCGGGCTCGCGCTGGACGGCACCACGTACACGGTGATCCGGCAGGCGCTGCGCGACCGGGCGATCCGCCCCAACTGTTTCGCGCTGTAG
- a CDS encoding YciI family protein: MTGTPEVDFALDTYECIVLYPGASGRALPAETVQRLQAEHNAHLQAMQRRGIVLVAGAVDGPAREPDPPLGFGLARTGSMDDVRSVMEADPAVQAGLYRVDVMSFYCPAGSLEFPLAKTQS, from the coding sequence ATGACGGGGACGCCGGAGGTCGACTTCGCGCTCGACACGTACGAGTGCATCGTGCTCTATCCCGGCGCGTCCGGGCGGGCGCTGCCGGCGGAGACCGTGCAGCGGCTCCAGGCCGAGCACAACGCGCACCTGCAGGCCATGCAACGGCGCGGCATCGTCCTGGTCGCCGGGGCCGTGGACGGACCCGCCCGCGAGCCGGACCCGCCGCTCGGGTTCGGCCTGGCCCGCACCGGCTCCATGGACGACGTCCGCAGCGTCATGGAGGCCGACCCCGCCGTGCAGGCCGGCCTCTACCGTGTCGACGTCATGAGCTTCTACTGCCCGGCCGGCTCGCTGGAGTTCCCGCTGGCCAAGACCCAGAGCTAG
- the pyk gene encoding pyruvate kinase produces MGVTRRAKIVCTLGPATSSPERIRGLVEAGMNVARLNFSHGSHADHEAVYRLVREAADAAGRPVAVLADLQGPKIRLGRFAEGPHEWRTGDSVVITSDDVLGTKDRVSCTYKKLPQEVKPGDRLLIDDGRVAVEVTDVTGNDIRCLVTEGGPVSNNKGVSLPNVAVSVPALSDKDSEDLRFALGLGVDLIALSFVRSADDIKLVHAIMAEEGVHRPVLAKVEKPEAVDHLEAIVLAFDGVMVARGDLGVELPLDQVPLVQKRAVQLCRENAKPVIVATQMLDSMIENSRPTRAEASDVANAVLDGADAVMLSGETSVGKYPVLTVSTMAKIVTTTESGSIGVPRLQHDPRTHGGALTVAASSIARAIGAKAMVAFSQTGDTVRRLSRLHCDLPLLAFTPVLEVRNQLALSWGVETFLMPFVEHTDDMFRQVDEALLGLGRANPGEYVVIVAGSPPGTPGSTNTLRVHQLGSLVDAASARALR; encoded by the coding sequence ATGGGCGTGACACGCCGCGCGAAGATCGTCTGCACACTTGGTCCCGCCACCTCCTCGCCCGAGCGCATCCGCGGGCTCGTCGAGGCCGGCATGAACGTGGCGAGGCTCAACTTCAGTCACGGCAGCCACGCCGACCACGAGGCCGTCTACCGGCTCGTACGGGAGGCGGCCGACGCAGCCGGCCGCCCCGTCGCCGTGCTGGCCGACCTGCAGGGCCCCAAGATCCGGCTCGGCCGCTTCGCCGAGGGCCCGCACGAGTGGCGCACCGGCGACTCCGTGGTGATCACCAGCGACGACGTCCTCGGCACCAAGGACCGGGTCTCCTGCACCTACAAGAAGCTGCCGCAGGAGGTGAAGCCCGGCGACCGGCTCCTGATCGACGACGGCCGGGTCGCCGTCGAGGTAACCGACGTCACCGGCAACGACATCCGCTGCCTGGTGACCGAGGGTGGCCCGGTCTCCAACAACAAGGGCGTGTCGCTGCCGAACGTGGCGGTCAGCGTCCCCGCCCTGTCCGACAAGGACTCCGAGGACCTGCGGTTCGCGCTCGGGCTCGGTGTCGACCTGATCGCGCTCTCCTTCGTCCGCTCCGCCGACGACATCAAGCTCGTCCACGCGATCATGGCCGAGGAGGGCGTCCACCGCCCGGTCCTCGCCAAGGTGGAGAAGCCGGAGGCGGTGGACCACCTCGAGGCGATCGTGCTGGCCTTCGACGGCGTGATGGTGGCCCGCGGCGACCTCGGCGTGGAACTGCCGCTGGACCAGGTTCCCCTGGTGCAGAAGCGCGCGGTGCAGCTCTGCCGGGAGAACGCCAAGCCGGTCATCGTGGCCACCCAGATGCTCGACTCGATGATCGAGAACTCGCGGCCGACCCGCGCCGAGGCGTCCGACGTGGCCAACGCGGTGCTCGACGGCGCGGACGCGGTGATGCTCTCCGGCGAGACCAGCGTCGGCAAGTACCCGGTGCTCACCGTCAGCACCATGGCCAAGATCGTCACCACGACGGAGTCCGGCTCGATCGGCGTGCCCCGGCTCCAGCACGACCCGCGTACGCACGGCGGCGCGCTCACCGTCGCCGCCTCGTCGATCGCCCGGGCCATCGGCGCCAAGGCGATGGTGGCGTTCTCGCAGACCGGCGACACCGTCCGCCGGCTGTCCCGGCTGCACTGCGACCTGCCGCTGCTCGCGTTCACCCCGGTTCTCGAGGTGCGCAACCAGCTCGCCCTCTCCTGGGGCGTGGAGACCTTCCTGATGCCCTTCGTCGAGCACACCGACGACATGTTCCGGCAGGTCGACGAGGCGCTGCTCGGCCTGGGCCGGGCCAATCCCGGCGAGTACGTGGTGATCGTCGCGGGCAGCCCGCCCGGCACCCCCGGCTCGACCAACACGCTGCGCGTACACCAGCTCGGGTCGCTGGTCGACGCCGCGTCCGCGCGGGCGTTGCGGTGA
- a CDS encoding acyl-CoA thioesterase II, which yields MSAADVAVGQAAVDQLLEVLDLTPTGEMAFRGMSPPVGPQRVYGGQVAGQALVAAGRTVDPERFVHSLHGYFVRPGDPVEPIEYQVENIRDGRSFSVRRSVALQHDKPIFFMSASFQRVEEGLDHQAPAPPDVPGPDEVPTMSDRLARYPERLGIWAQIPRPIDVRYVGEPGWVRPGDRPAEPHQRVWMRIDGKLPDDPLLHACALTYASDLTLLDSVLSVHGEVWGPGGLVGASLDHALWFHRPFRADEWFLYDCWSPSASGARGLAAGRMFTRDGRQIASAVQEGLLRRVGA from the coding sequence GTGAGCGCCGCGGACGTCGCGGTCGGCCAGGCCGCCGTCGACCAGTTGCTGGAGGTCCTGGACCTCACGCCGACCGGCGAGATGGCCTTCCGGGGGATGAGCCCGCCGGTCGGCCCGCAACGGGTGTACGGGGGGCAGGTCGCCGGTCAGGCCCTCGTCGCCGCCGGCCGCACCGTCGACCCGGAGCGGTTCGTGCACTCCCTGCACGGCTACTTCGTGCGCCCCGGCGACCCGGTCGAGCCGATCGAGTACCAGGTGGAGAACATCCGCGACGGCCGCTCGTTCTCGGTCCGCCGCTCGGTCGCGCTCCAGCACGACAAGCCGATCTTCTTCATGTCCGCGTCCTTCCAGCGGGTGGAGGAGGGGCTGGACCACCAGGCGCCGGCCCCGCCGGACGTGCCCGGGCCGGACGAGGTGCCGACCATGAGCGACCGGCTCGCCCGCTACCCGGAGCGGCTCGGCATCTGGGCGCAGATCCCGCGCCCGATCGACGTTCGCTACGTCGGCGAGCCGGGCTGGGTCCGCCCCGGTGACCGTCCGGCGGAGCCGCACCAGCGGGTGTGGATGCGGATCGACGGCAAGCTGCCCGACGACCCGCTGCTGCACGCGTGCGCGCTGACGTACGCCTCCGATCTGACCCTGCTGGACTCGGTGCTGTCGGTGCACGGCGAGGTCTGGGGTCCCGGCGGCCTGGTGGGCGCGAGCCTGGACCACGCGTTGTGGTTCCACCGGCCGTTCCGGGCCGACGAGTGGTTCCTCTACGACTGCTGGAGCCCGTCGGCGTCCGGCGCGCGGGGTCTGGCGGCCGGCCGGATGTTCACCCGGGACGGGCGGCAGATCGCCAGCGCCGTCCAGGAGGGCCTGCTGCGCCGCGTCGGCGCCTGA
- a CDS encoding Rrf2 family transcriptional regulator, producing the protein MRLSARVDYALRAVAELASVTSGATAGRGRPVTAEQIARAQDIPPKFLESILLQLRRGGIVHAQRGPEGGYWLARPAAEISLAAVIRVIDGPLAHVRGQRPEDLGYHGAARALQDVWIALRASERQILELVTVADVAGGTLPPRVTELAADPAAWT; encoded by the coding sequence ATGCGTCTCTCCGCCCGGGTCGACTACGCCCTCCGCGCGGTCGCCGAGCTCGCCTCGGTGACCAGCGGCGCCACCGCCGGGCGGGGGCGGCCGGTGACGGCCGAGCAGATCGCGCGCGCCCAGGACATCCCGCCGAAGTTCCTGGAGAGCATCCTGCTGCAACTGCGCCGGGGCGGCATCGTGCACGCCCAGCGGGGCCCGGAGGGCGGCTACTGGCTGGCCCGGCCGGCCGCCGAGATCTCCCTCGCCGCGGTGATCCGGGTGATCGACGGGCCGCTGGCGCACGTGCGGGGGCAGCGACCGGAGGACCTCGGCTACCACGGGGCGGCGCGCGCCCTGCAGGACGTGTGGATCGCCCTGCGGGCCAGTGAGCGGCAGATCCTCGAGCTGGTGACCGTCGCCGACGTGGCCGGTGGCACGCTCCCGCCGCGGGTCACCGAACTCGCCGCCGACCCGGCCGCCTGGACCTGA
- a CDS encoding sulfite exporter TauE/SafE family protein, which translates to MRKLLVLALVGLAAQLVDGALGMAYGLTSTTLLLLAGVAPAAASASVHLAEVGTTLAAGVAHWRFGNVDWRVVGRIAVPGALGAFAGATFLSAISTEAAAPWMAAILFTLGAYLLVRFSRPLRTERRAGRLRGRFLGPLGLVAGFVDATGGGGWGPVATPALLVSGRMEPRKVIGSVDTAEFLVAGAASVGFLIGLGSEGFLLPMVAALLVGGLIAAPLAAWLVRIVPAQLLGAAIGGVIVLTNARTLMRAADLGGGVRPAVYALLVAGWVAALGLAVRALLRTRRARALANAAHTPPTTPAHPTPEPVTTAPTP; encoded by the coding sequence GTGCGCAAGCTGCTCGTCCTCGCGCTCGTCGGGCTCGCCGCCCAGCTCGTCGACGGCGCGCTCGGCATGGCGTACGGGCTCACCTCGACGACGCTGCTGCTGCTCGCCGGCGTCGCACCGGCCGCCGCCTCGGCGTCGGTGCACCTCGCCGAGGTGGGCACGACGCTCGCCGCGGGCGTGGCGCACTGGCGGTTCGGCAACGTCGACTGGCGGGTGGTCGGCCGCATCGCCGTGCCCGGCGCGCTCGGGGCGTTCGCCGGGGCCACCTTCCTCAGCGCCATCTCCACCGAGGCCGCCGCACCGTGGATGGCGGCCATCCTGTTCACGCTCGGCGCGTACCTGCTGGTGCGCTTCTCCCGGCCGCTGCGCACCGAGCGGCGCGCCGGCCGGCTGCGCGGGCGCTTCCTCGGCCCGCTCGGCCTGGTCGCCGGGTTCGTCGACGCCACCGGCGGCGGGGGTTGGGGGCCGGTCGCGACGCCCGCGCTGCTGGTCAGCGGCCGGATGGAGCCCCGCAAGGTGATCGGCTCGGTGGACACCGCCGAGTTCCTGGTGGCCGGCGCGGCCAGCGTCGGGTTCCTCATCGGCCTCGGCTCCGAGGGCTTCCTCCTGCCGATGGTGGCCGCCCTGCTGGTCGGCGGGCTGATCGCCGCGCCGCTGGCCGCCTGGCTGGTCCGCATCGTGCCCGCCCAGCTGCTCGGCGCGGCGATCGGCGGGGTGATCGTGCTGACCAACGCCCGCACCCTGATGCGCGCCGCCGACCTCGGTGGCGGGGTCCGGCCGGCCGTGTACGCGCTGCTGGTCGCGGGCTGGGTCGCCGCGCTCGGGCTCGCCGTCCGGGCCCTGCTGCGCACCCGCCGCGCCCGGGCGCTGGCGAACGCCGCCCACACGCCCCCCACCACCCCCGCCCACCCCACCCCCGAACCGGTCACCACCGCCCCCACCCCCTGA
- a CDS encoding pyridoxal-dependent decarboxylase: MAAHMTPEEFRRAGHAVVDWIADYWATLPERPITSAAPPGTVVAALPDGPPERGEPVEAVLADLDTLVTPHLTHWQHPGFFGYFPANTSGPSVLGDLVSAGLGVQGMLWATGPACTELETAMLDWLADLLDLPKRFRSAGAGGGVIQDSASSATLVATLVAVHRASGGRWREGGVDRRYRAYTSTQGHSSIEKAARIAGLGTDGVRAVEVDPETLAMSPAALRAAVEADRADGVVPALVVATVGTTSTTAVDPLPEIGAICAEYGIFLHVDAAYAGAAAVCPELRFGHAGLEYADSYCFDPHKWLLTGFDCDAFWVADRGELTEALTVLPEYLRNAASESGAVIDYRDWQVPLGRRFRALKLWFVLRWYGVEGLRAHIRSGVALATRFADRVRADERFELAAPHPYSLVCFRLRADDAVNAELLARVNATGRVHLTHTSVAGRYALRLAVGSPQTTTSHVDEAWTLLTETATTLLPH, encoded by the coding sequence ATGGCTGCGCACATGACCCCCGAGGAGTTCCGCCGCGCCGGGCACGCCGTGGTGGACTGGATCGCCGACTACTGGGCCACGCTGCCCGAACGCCCGATCACCTCGGCGGCCCCGCCCGGCACGGTGGTCGCCGCCCTCCCGGACGGGCCGCCCGAGCGCGGTGAACCGGTCGAGGCGGTCCTCGCGGACCTCGACACGCTGGTCACGCCGCACCTCACGCACTGGCAGCACCCGGGCTTCTTCGGCTACTTCCCGGCCAACACGTCCGGCCCGAGCGTGCTCGGCGACCTGGTCAGCGCGGGGCTGGGCGTGCAGGGGATGCTCTGGGCGACCGGGCCGGCCTGCACCGAACTGGAGACCGCGATGCTGGACTGGCTCGCCGACCTGCTCGACCTGCCGAAGCGGTTCCGGTCCGCCGGCGCCGGCGGCGGCGTCATCCAGGACTCGGCCTCCTCGGCGACCCTGGTGGCGACCCTGGTCGCGGTGCACCGGGCCAGCGGCGGCCGGTGGCGGGAGGGCGGCGTCGACCGCCGCTACCGCGCGTACACGTCCACCCAGGGCCACTCGTCGATCGAGAAGGCCGCGCGGATCGCCGGGCTGGGCACCGACGGCGTCCGGGCGGTCGAGGTGGACCCGGAGACGCTCGCCATGTCACCGGCCGCGCTGCGGGCCGCCGTCGAGGCGGACCGGGCCGACGGGGTGGTGCCGGCCCTCGTGGTCGCCACCGTGGGGACCACCTCCACCACCGCCGTGGACCCGCTGCCGGAGATCGGCGCGATCTGCGCCGAGTACGGCATCTTCCTGCACGTGGACGCCGCGTACGCGGGCGCCGCGGCGGTCTGCCCCGAGCTGCGGTTCGGGCACGCCGGCCTGGAGTACGCCGACTCGTACTGCTTCGACCCCCACAAGTGGCTGCTCACCGGGTTCGACTGCGACGCGTTCTGGGTGGCCGACCGGGGCGAGCTGACCGAGGCGTTGACGGTGCTGCCGGAGTATCTGCGCAACGCGGCCAGCGAATCCGGCGCGGTGATCGACTACCGGGACTGGCAGGTGCCGCTGGGTCGCCGGTTCCGGGCGTTGAAGCTGTGGTTCGTCCTGCGCTGGTACGGGGTGGAGGGCCTGCGCGCGCACATCCGGTCGGGGGTGGCGCTCGCCACCCGGTTCGCCGACCGGGTACGCGCCGACGAACGGTTCGAGCTGGCCGCGCCGCACCCGTACTCGCTGGTCTGCTTCCGGCTGCGGGCCGACGACGCGGTCAACGCCGAACTGCTCGCCCGGGTGAACGCGACCGGCCGGGTGCACCTGACGCACACCAGCGTGGCCGGCCGGTACGCACTCCGACTGGCGGTCGGCTCACCCCAGACCACCACGTCTCACGTCGACGAGGCCTGGACCCTCCTGACGGAAACGGCCACCACCCTCCTCCCCCACTGA
- a CDS encoding LLM class flavin-dependent oxidoreductase: MIDVPLAVLDLAPVARGASAGEALRHTTELARRTEELGYHRFWVAEHHNMPAIASSAPAVLLAHLAAQTSTIRLGSGGVMLPNHAPLVVAEQFGTLEALHPGRIDLGVGRAPGTDQVTALALRRTMEGLSAEGFPRELADLMNYFTGADPGPITATPGLGQRPVVWLLGSSGFSARLAGLLGLPFSFAHHFSARNTLPALALYRQSFRPSRWLERPYAMVAVNAVCAETDERAEWLAGPAGLSFLKLRSGRPEPLATPEEAAAYPYTELEREFVAQRREGQATGSPETVRRQLGDLLERTGADELMLTTLVYDVADRVRSFELIAERVAGGLRRNS; encoded by the coding sequence GTGATCGACGTACCGTTGGCTGTTCTTGATCTTGCTCCGGTGGCGCGTGGCGCGAGTGCCGGGGAGGCGCTGCGGCACACCACCGAGCTGGCCCGCCGCACGGAGGAGCTCGGGTACCACCGGTTCTGGGTGGCCGAGCACCACAACATGCCGGCGATCGCGTCGTCGGCGCCGGCGGTGCTGCTGGCGCACCTGGCGGCGCAGACGAGCACGATCCGGCTGGGCTCGGGCGGGGTGATGCTACCCAACCACGCGCCGCTGGTGGTGGCCGAGCAGTTCGGCACCCTGGAGGCGCTGCACCCGGGCCGGATCGACCTGGGTGTCGGGCGCGCGCCGGGCACCGACCAGGTGACGGCGCTGGCGCTGCGCCGGACGATGGAGGGACTGTCGGCGGAGGGGTTCCCCCGGGAACTGGCGGACCTGATGAACTACTTCACCGGTGCGGATCCGGGGCCGATCACGGCCACGCCGGGCCTGGGGCAGCGGCCGGTGGTCTGGCTGCTGGGCTCCAGCGGGTTCAGCGCCCGGTTGGCCGGGCTGCTGGGTCTGCCGTTCTCGTTCGCGCACCACTTCAGCGCGCGGAACACGCTGCCGGCGCTGGCGCTGTACCGGCAGAGCTTCCGGCCGTCGCGGTGGCTGGAACGGCCGTACGCGATGGTGGCGGTGAACGCGGTGTGCGCGGAGACCGACGAGCGGGCGGAGTGGCTGGCCGGGCCGGCCGGGCTGTCGTTCCTGAAGCTGCGTTCGGGCCGTCCGGAGCCCCTCGCCACGCCGGAGGAGGCGGCGGCGTACCCGTACACGGAGCTGGAGCGGGAGTTCGTCGCGCAGCGCCGGGAGGGGCAGGCGACGGGTTCGCCGGAGACGGTCCGCCGCCAGCTCGGTGACCTGCTGGAGCGGACGGGCGCGGACGAGCTGATGCTCACCACGCTGGTCTACGACGTGGCCGACCGGGTGCGGTCGTTCGAGCTGATCGCCGAGCGGGTCGCCGGTGGACTGCGCCGGAACTCCTGA
- a CDS encoding Lrp/AsnC family transcriptional regulator: MPLAPNDVRPYASLDDTDRAILAELAADGRLPNNALAERVGVAPSTCLARTRALRECGAIRGFHAEVDPAAVGLPLQALVSVRLSAHDRAVVDAFRARSVRLPGVVSVFHVAGAEDYVLHLRAASADALRDFVLDHLAVDPAVQHTQTSLIFEQARGVG; encoded by the coding sequence ATGCCCCTTGCACCGAACGATGTGCGGCCGTACGCGAGCCTGGACGACACCGACCGCGCGATCCTGGCGGAGTTGGCCGCGGACGGCCGACTGCCGAACAACGCCCTCGCCGAGCGGGTGGGGGTGGCGCCGTCGACCTGTCTGGCGCGTACCCGGGCGTTGCGGGAGTGCGGGGCGATCCGGGGGTTCCACGCGGAGGTGGACCCGGCGGCGGTGGGCCTGCCGTTGCAGGCGCTGGTGTCGGTGCGGCTGTCGGCGCACGACCGGGCGGTGGTGGACGCGTTCCGGGCGCGGTCGGTGCGGCTGCCGGGGGTGGTGTCGGTGTTCCACGTGGCGGGCGCGGAGGACTACGTGCTGCACCTGCGGGCGGCGTCGGCGGACGCGTTGCGGGACTTCGTGCTGGACCATCTGGCGGTGGATCCGGCGGTGCAGCACACCCAGACGAGTCTGATCTTCGAGCAGGCGCGCGGCGTGGGTTAG
- a CDS encoding PLP-dependent aspartate aminotransferase family protein: MTTVDTRAVHAGRDDLAALGVHAAPIDLSTTNPLPSVDTGGDAYETLATGGTLPPGGTAVYQRLWNPTVARFETALAELEATTDAVAFASGMAALTATLLAATRDGKRHLVAVRPLYGGTDHVLATGLLGTDITWARPDEVAAAVRPDTALVLVETPANPTLDLVDIAALARAAGPAPLLVDNTVATPVLQQPARHGATLVLHSATKSIGGHGDVLAGVVACDTDWAARLRQVRALTGAILHPLGAYLAHRGLQTLPLRVRAQQAGAEKLAAWLADHPAVTRVHHPSLHDPAGLVGRQMAGPGSLLAFEVRGDAPAAAAVAGACRLITHAVSLGGVDTLIQHPASLTHRPVQGEAKPVDGLLRLSVGLEDPEDLREDLAAALATIG; encoded by the coding sequence ATGACGACCGTGGACACCCGAGCCGTGCACGCCGGCCGCGACGACCTCGCCGCCCTCGGCGTCCACGCCGCGCCCATCGACCTCTCCACCACCAACCCGCTGCCCTCCGTCGACACCGGCGGCGACGCGTACGAAACCCTCGCCACCGGCGGGACCCTCCCACCCGGCGGCACCGCCGTCTACCAGCGGCTGTGGAACCCCACCGTCGCCCGCTTCGAAACCGCCCTCGCCGAACTCGAAGCCACCACCGACGCCGTCGCCTTCGCCAGTGGCATGGCCGCCCTCACCGCCACCCTGCTGGCCGCCACCCGCGACGGGAAACGGCACCTCGTCGCCGTCCGCCCCCTCTACGGCGGCACCGACCACGTCCTCGCCACCGGCCTGCTCGGCACCGACATCACCTGGGCCCGCCCCGACGAGGTCGCCGCCGCCGTCCGCCCCGACACCGCGCTCGTCCTCGTCGAGACCCCCGCCAACCCCACCCTCGACCTCGTCGACATCGCCGCCCTCGCCCGCGCCGCCGGGCCCGCGCCGCTGCTCGTCGACAACACCGTCGCCACGCCCGTGCTCCAACAGCCCGCCCGGCACGGCGCCACCCTCGTTTTGCACAGCGCCACCAAGAGCATCGGCGGCCACGGCGACGTCCTCGCCGGCGTCGTCGCCTGCGACACCGACTGGGCCGCCCGGCTCCGGCAGGTCCGGGCGCTCACCGGGGCGATCCTGCACCCCCTCGGCGCGTACCTCGCCCACCGCGGCCTCCAGACCCTCCCGCTGCGCGTCCGCGCCCAGCAGGCCGGCGCCGAGAAACTCGCCGCCTGGCTCGCCGACCACCCCGCCGTCACGCGCGTCCACCACCCCTCGCTGCACGACCCCGCCGGGCTCGTCGGCCGCCAGATGGCCGGCCCGGGCAGCCTCCTCGCCTTCGAGGTACGCGGTGACGCGCCCGCCGCGGCCGCCGTCGCCGGTGCCTGCCGGCTCATCACCCACGCGGTGTCGCTCGGTGGCGTCGACACGCTGATCCAGCACCCGGCGTCGCTCACCCACCGGCCGGTGCAGGGAGAGGCCAAGCCGGTCGACGGGCTGCTGCGGCTCTCGGTCGGCCTGGAGGACCCGGAGGACCTGCGCGAGGACCTGGCAGCGGCGCTCGCCACGATCGGCTGA